The following are encoded in a window of Cydia splendana chromosome 6, ilCydSple1.2, whole genome shotgun sequence genomic DNA:
- the LOC134791609 gene encoding uncharacterized protein LOC134791609, which produces LPHCFVVLRGKRQLPDYTRWQSNLVTSKQEFIVKVDDEVFSPTYSTPVVGINIQPGTKAGERIIIGGAIVPPVPTSGASDFDTTPVEYTRFVPPTTVRTTGDNDIIYPPIKETTSRAQHKYVLKYIGITIILLITGHVLPPFSLQKHSNRDESPPAGPHFITRTPALAQQFAPITPVAFYPRLTSLASPVTSSSVNTTITYYFATHTIIARNIRGTLSNQHLDSPPSTDIDHVTRTSLDVQDFNMLQSEDARELKAFLSPLTRYEIQTDTKATPTNSPEFVTNFPTLTEETENIPTRQTTDLDMDTYHITLYKDDDSDVDDGKKKTEDLPDDDAQIDKRGNKVVDTESDEEIDSLDIDLNYSNRRNEVTKSTTVCLSTDSISSVAQISPNIPLKSKTIKAVEAQRQSTCSLLNYRPLRFNTPQTLPEIVRQLKQWEAKSPIVKLIDITANNLTTMDNPIYMMIVDDPSSGQVASAKDIVMIVAGIQGRDHHAVSAAMYLLYQLIDHTDTQIDLLKKFRLWVIPVFNPDGYDYSMTFTQRREWKKNLQQSWEMCDGRRSCKACEFHGFRCIVQPCYGVNLDRNFEYQWIPAEELRAEHPCGDLYAGPRQLSERETRALTTFLHEQKMLISMFIAFKEGDVLGVMYPYSHTRKKRAFDANYRKRASRAAAAAFGISGRPYVAGQTSEFLPLYAGGIEDWIDGHLGIDNTYTIMMFRATDSHNSKLMSEHVVHEAYAAMDTLLLENNMGPMEIKALHPASPIQSGAENIFPNLFILSAAILIFNS; this is translated from the exons ttACCTCATTGTTTTGTAGTATTACGCGGTAAAAGACAATTGCCAGATTACACAAGGTGGCAGTCGAATTTAGTGACGTCGAAGCAAGAGTTCATCGTAAAAGTAGATGACGAAGTCTTCAGTCCAACTTATTCCACTCCGGTCGTCGGTATTAATATACAGCCGGGGACCAAGGCAGGGGAACGGATAATAATTGGTGGAGCCATTGTACCGCCTGTGCCGACGTCAGGGGCGTCAGATTTTGATACGACACCCGTTGAATACACCCGGTTTGTTCCCCCGACTACTGTCAGGACAACAGGAGACAATGACATCATATATCCCCCAATAAAAGAA ACGACGTCGCGGGCACAACACAAgtatgttttaaaatatattggtATCACGATAATTTTGTTGATTACAGGACACGTACTGCCACCATTTTCTTTGCAAAAGCATTCTAACAGGGATGAAAGTCCTCCAGCTGGTCCACATTTCATAACTAGAACTCCAGCTCTTGCTCAACAGTTCGCACCAATCACTCCTGTTGCTTTCTATCCAAGACTGACATCACTGGCATCACCGGTTACTTCATCTAGTGTAAATACCACAATTACTTA TTATTTTGCAACACACACAATAATAGCCCGAAACATTCGAGGAACACTATCGAATCAGCATTTAGACT CTCCGCCTTCGACGGATATTGATCATGTTACGCGAACAAGCTTGGATGTGCAAGATTTTAATATGTTACAGTCGGAAGATGCAAGAGAATTAAAAGCTTTTCTATCACCTTTAACAAGGTATGAAATACAAACTGATACAAAGGCGACTCCAACAAATTCACCAGAATTTGTTACCAATTTTCCTACTTTAACTGAGGAAACAGAAAATATTCCCACGCGGCAGACGACGGATCTCGATATGGACACTTATCATATTACGTTGTATAAAGATGATGATAGTGACGTTGATGACGgtaaaaagaaaacagaagATTTACCAGACGATGACGCACAAATAGATAAACGAGGAAATAAAGTTGTGGATACGGAGTCAGATGAAGAAATTGACAGTCTTGATATTGATTTGAATTATAGTAATAGAAGAAATGAGGTTACAAAGTCTACAACAGTCTGTCTGTCTACTGACAGTATTTCTAGTGTCGCTCAGATATCGCCTAACATCCCACTAAAATCGAAAACAATAAAGGCTGTAGAGGCCCAAAGGCAATCCACATGCAGTTTGCTAAATTATAGGCCATTGAGATTTAATACGCCTCAAACACTTCCAGAG ATAGTACGGCAGTTAAAGCAATGGGAAGCGAAAAGCCCCATAGTAAAGTTGATTGACATAACTGCAAATAATTTAACCACCATGGATAATCCGATATACATGATGATAGTAGACGACCCAAGCAGCGGCCAGGTCGCATCAGCCAAAGACATCGTAATGATAGTTGCAG GTATTCAAGGTCGGGACCATCATGCTGTGTCAGCAGCCATGTACCTCCTGTATCAGCTGATTGATCATACTGACACTCAAATTGACTTGCTCAAAAAATTCAGACTTTGGGTCATTCCTGTGTTCAACCCGGATGGATATGACTACTCCATGACTTTTACGCAa CGTCGTGAATGGAAGAAGAATCTTCAACAATCTTGGGAGATGTGCGATGGGCGCAGGTCGTGCAAGGCCTGCGAGTTTCATGGTTTTCGATGCATCGTGCAGCCTTGTTATGGCGTGAATCTTGACCGCAACTTTGAATACCAATGGATACCAG CGGAGGAGCTTCGCGCAGAGCACCCGTGCGGAGACCTGTACGCGGGGCCGCGACAACTCAGCGAGCGAGAGACACGTGCCCTCACCACCTTCCTTCACGAGCAGAAGATGCTTATATCCATGTTCATTGCCTTCAAGGAGGGCGACGTACTG GGAGTCATGTATCCTTACTCGCACACGAGAAAGAAGCGTGCCTTCGATGCTAATTAT AGAAAGAGGGCGTCTCGGGCGGCTGCGGCTGCCTTCGGTATCAGCGGCCGACCGTACGTCGCCGGACAAACTTCAGAATTCCTAC CGCTGTACGCTGGCGGGATTGAAGACTGGATCGACGGCCACTTAGGCATTGACAATACCTACACCATCATGATGTTCCGAGCCACTGACTCCCACAACTCGAAACTAATGTCGGAA CACGTCGTTCACGAAGCGTATGCAGCGATGGACACTCTACTGTTGGAGAATAATATGGGACCAATGGAAATAAAAGCGCTCCACCCGGCCTCCCCTATCCAGTCAGGCGCCGAGAACATTTTCCCAAACCTATTCATTCTTTCTGCTGCAATACTCATCTTTAACAGTTGA